A genomic stretch from Hoplias malabaricus isolate fHopMal1 chromosome 4, fHopMal1.hap1, whole genome shotgun sequence includes:
- the coro2bb gene encoding coronin-2B, translating into MPAVKMSWRPTYRSSKFRNVFGKASSREECYDGIPITRSVHDNHFCAVNPKFLAVVTETSGGGSFQVIPIYKTGRVDTHHPKVCGHQGSVLDIKWSPFRDNILASCSEDCTVRIWEIPDGGLRRNMTEALLVLTGHSRRVGLIEWHPTCSGILFSAGYDNKIFIWNLEEGKAVRMIDSHSDVILCMSFNTDGSLLATSCKDRKLRIMDARSGRVLQEADCKRHRVGRVVFLGNMKRVLTTGVSQWNTRQVALWDQENLSVPVTEEEIDGLSGLLFPFYDADTHMLYLAGKANGNIRYYEVRQEKPCLQYLMEFNSPTPQKGLGVMPKRGLDVGECEVYRFYKLVTLKGLVEPISMIVPRRAEKFQEDIYPKTAGAEPALSAEEWLSGIDRGPVLISLKETYKRPNPAGPKAAKRERRALAMKGLDLLENISHKTDNEFLRMFYRQQDELKRLQKELSDKDEKIRQLELELNNLKNVTH; encoded by the exons ATGCCAGCAGTCAAG ATGTCATGGCGGCCGACTTACAGAAGCTCAAAGTTCAGGAATGTGTTTGGAAAAGCCAGCAGTCGAGAAGAGTGTTATGACGGTATTCCCATCACCAGGAGCGTTCATGACAACCACTTCTGTGCCGTCAATCCCAAATTTCTTGCTGTCGTCACAGAAACATCCGGAGGAGGATCTTTTCAGGTTATACCAATTTACAAG ACAGGTCGGGTAGACACTCATCATCCAAAGGTATGCGGTCACCAGGGCAGTGTGCTGGACATCAAATGGAGTCCTTTCAGGGATAATATCTTGGCTTCCTGCTCAGAAGACTGCACT GTGAGGATCTGGGAGATTCCTGATGGAGGCCTGAGACGCAATATGACGGAAGCTCTACTGGTTTTGACCGGACACAGCAGGAGGGTGGGGCTCATAGAATGGCACCCCACATGCAGTGGAATACTCTTCAGCGCTGGATATGACAACAAG ATTTTTATCTGGAACTTGGAGGAGGGCAAGGCCGTGAGAATGATTGACAGTCATTCAGACGTTATCCTCTGTATGTCATTTAACACTGATGGAAGCCTGCTGGCCACCAGCTGTAAGGACAGAAAGCTCAGAATTATGGATGCACGTTCAGGAAGAGTGCTCCAG gAAGCAGACTGTAAGCGTCACAGAGTCGGCCGAGTAGTGTTTCTGGGCAACATGAAACGTGTGCTCACCACTGGAGTGTCTCAGTGGAACACAAGGCAGGTTGCACTGTGGGATCAG GAGAACCTGTCTGTGCCAGTAACTGAGGAAGAGATTGATGGGCTGTCTGGACTTCTTTTCCCTTTTTAtgacgcagacacacacatgctgtaCCTGGCAGGCAAGGCAA ATGGTAATATCAGATATTATGAAGTCAGGCAAGAGAAGCCCTGTCTACAGTATCTAATGGAGTTCAACTCACCCACTCCACAAAAAGGCCTTG GTGTGATGCCAAAGAGGGGCCTAGATGTGGGAGAGTGTGAAGTGTACCGGTTCTATAAACTGGTGACTCTGAAAGGTCTAGTGGAGCCCATCTCAATGATAGTTCCACGCAGA GCAGAGAAATTCCAAGAGGATATCTACCCAAAGACTGCAGGTGCAGAGCCAGCTCTCTCTGCAGAAGAGTGGCTCAGTGGGATAGACAGAG GACCAGTGCTGATATCTCTGAAGGAGACCTATAAGCGACCAAACCCTGCTGGACCTAAAGCTgccaagagagagaggagagcatTGGCAATGAAAGGTCTTGACCTGCTAGAGAATATTTCTCACAAAACAGACAATGAG TTTTTAAGGATGTTCTACAGGCAGCAGGATGAACTGAAACGACTACAGAAGGAGCTCAGTGATAAAGATGAGAAAATCAGGCAGTTGGAACTAGAACTTAACAACTTGAAGAATGTGACTCATTAA